The following coding sequences lie in one Chelatococcus sp. YT9 genomic window:
- a CDS encoding GntR family transcriptional regulator — MMEPIREPDLPLSARAGRSDLQRSNLVDQIHDELHRRITDRLMAAGERIVIDKLAAEFGVSLIPVREALARLKVERLVTHESNKGYRVAPFPEGFEMRKLFEARLVVELGALEQGFDNLSDALVEQLAAINATIRNGDYGPEFASFRDFIDRNANFHRLIVGLAQNPFIDEAYSTLGYHQRVAQTLFGRGPDNLDMIVTEHDSIVEALRRRDLAAAKQALGDHIRHGMDPYLT, encoded by the coding sequence ATGATGGAGCCCATACGCGAGCCCGACTTACCCCTCTCAGCCCGCGCCGGCCGGAGTGATCTGCAGCGCTCCAATCTGGTCGACCAGATTCACGACGAGCTGCATCGGCGTATTACCGACAGGCTCATGGCCGCGGGTGAACGCATCGTCATCGACAAGCTTGCAGCTGAATTCGGCGTGAGTCTCATTCCCGTGCGAGAGGCGCTCGCGCGCCTCAAGGTCGAGCGGCTCGTGACTCACGAATCGAACAAGGGCTATCGTGTCGCGCCCTTTCCTGAGGGCTTCGAAATGCGCAAGCTCTTTGAGGCCCGGCTCGTCGTGGAGCTAGGGGCCCTCGAGCAGGGTTTCGATAATCTCTCCGACGCTCTTGTCGAACAGCTCGCCGCTATCAACGCCACCATTCGCAACGGCGACTATGGGCCGGAGTTTGCGAGCTTTCGGGACTTCATCGACCGCAATGCCAATTTTCACCGGCTCATCGTCGGCCTTGCGCAAAACCCGTTTATTGACGAGGCCTACAGCACGCTGGGCTATCATCAGCGGGTAGCCCAGACGCTGTTCGGGCGCGGCCCCGACAACCTCGATATGATCGTGACCGAACACGACAGCATCGTGGAGGCCCTGCGTCGACGCGATCTTGCAGCCGCGAAACAGGCGCTCGGCGATCATATTCGCCACGGGATGGACCCGTATCTGACATAA
- a CDS encoding GntR family transcriptional regulator has translation MLDRSSPFLTAIPPGPATKNAVAGQVLRHALLTCDIAPGAAFSEVEIEFRYRLGRASIRGALAGLAGEGLVTPLPRQGWRAAPITVALITSLIAARRQLEPMLAKRKLSAAEVSRLDSLVMLDVALAGRGDIQAITTARVTDRQIMDVIALESGVFQRKWLAETWDHCARVLAFLETGELKYHHASRADLVAALRAGDAKQAGAELLRDIAAFERFVERAVLNRSDFALGAVEKRSARRIRDKSTSNATTSVSSIGTLGSPRKS, from the coding sequence ATGCTTGATCGATCCTCCCCATTTCTAACCGCGATACCGCCTGGTCCCGCCACCAAAAACGCGGTGGCCGGGCAGGTGCTCCGCCATGCTCTGCTGACCTGTGACATCGCGCCGGGGGCGGCCTTTTCGGAGGTGGAGATCGAATTTCGATATCGGCTGGGGCGAGCCAGCATCCGTGGGGCACTCGCCGGCCTTGCCGGGGAAGGTCTCGTGACCCCGCTGCCGCGTCAGGGGTGGCGGGCCGCGCCGATCACCGTGGCGCTGATCACGAGCCTCATCGCGGCGCGGCGCCAGCTCGAGCCGATGTTGGCGAAACGCAAGCTCTCGGCTGCCGAAGTCTCTCGCCTAGATTCGCTTGTGATGCTCGATGTCGCGCTTGCAGGGAGGGGCGACATTCAGGCCATCACGACCGCGCGCGTCACTGACCGCCAGATCATGGATGTCATCGCCCTTGAAAGCGGGGTTTTTCAACGCAAATGGCTTGCGGAAACGTGGGACCACTGCGCCCGAGTCCTGGCCTTCCTCGAAACCGGCGAATTAAAGTATCATCACGCATCGCGAGCCGATCTCGTGGCGGCCCTGCGAGCTGGTGACGCCAAGCAAGCCGGCGCTGAGCTGCTTCGCGATATCGCTGCTTTCGAGCGTTTTGTAGAACGGGCGGTGCTCAATCGCTCCGATTTCGCTTTGGGTGCTGTGGAAAAACGATCCGCACGCCGTATTCGCGACAAGTCGACATCAAATGCAACGACGAGCGTGTCATCCATCGGGACATTGGGTTCGCCACGCAAATCTTGA
- a CDS encoding ABC transporter substrate-binding protein, with amino-acid sequence MTSLSSKVAAILFGLSLASAPTALFAKDRLTVDLVNEPSSLDPQVQWNPDSYYVYRNIFDNLLTRDDKGDIIPQVATSWKYQSDTEIEFQIRDDITFHDGKKLTAEDVAFSVQRITDPKFGSPQLGQFNKIIKAEATNPTTVKLTTDGAYPALLAQLTKLSIVPKHVVEAVGKDAFNLKPIGSGPYKFDNWQRGVQVTLTANPAYWGEKGPFPTAVFRAVPDASTRVANLQAGTSDIAVTLDSDLAEQLKASAKAKVLSVLTERVAYLRLNPTKPPFDNAKVRQAVAYAIDKEGLIDGILGGYDKPVPEMLTPSHVGWVADIKAPSYDLDKAKALVAEAGPAAKAEIELATSPVFDQRIVQAIQQMLAEAGLNVKINMSDMANYLKRAQGGLDATPALSFGRWSCSCQDADGVLFPLLHKSSSWSVYRNDKADALLEDARATLDEKKRLDDYRQIHEIVAEDVPLAPLYQVAAIYGAAKPLQWQPSPGESLFLNRMSWKE; translated from the coding sequence ATGACGTCACTTAGCTCTAAAGTCGCAGCAATTCTATTTGGACTGTCTCTTGCGTCCGCGCCAACCGCACTCTTCGCCAAAGACAGGCTGACGGTGGATCTCGTCAACGAGCCTTCCTCACTCGATCCTCAGGTGCAGTGGAACCCCGATAGCTATTACGTCTACCGCAATATCTTCGACAATCTGCTGACGCGTGACGACAAGGGCGATATTATTCCCCAGGTCGCGACATCCTGGAAATACCAGTCAGACACTGAGATCGAGTTTCAAATCCGCGACGACATCACCTTCCATGACGGCAAGAAACTGACCGCCGAAGATGTCGCCTTCAGCGTACAACGCATCACCGATCCGAAGTTCGGCAGCCCACAACTTGGGCAGTTCAACAAGATCATCAAGGCCGAGGCAACGAACCCAACGACGGTCAAGTTGACGACCGACGGCGCCTATCCAGCCCTGCTCGCCCAGCTCACGAAGCTGTCCATCGTGCCGAAACACGTGGTCGAGGCCGTGGGCAAGGATGCCTTCAACCTCAAGCCCATCGGCAGCGGGCCCTACAAATTCGACAATTGGCAGCGCGGCGTCCAGGTGACGCTCACGGCCAACCCCGCCTACTGGGGTGAGAAGGGGCCCTTCCCGACCGCCGTGTTCCGGGCCGTGCCAGATGCGTCAACGCGCGTTGCCAATCTGCAGGCGGGCACCAGCGATATCGCCGTGACGCTGGATTCCGATCTCGCGGAGCAGCTCAAGGCCTCAGCGAAAGCGAAAGTCCTTTCGGTGCTGACCGAGCGCGTCGCCTATCTTCGTCTTAACCCGACGAAGCCCCCCTTCGACAATGCGAAGGTCAGGCAGGCGGTGGCCTATGCGATAGACAAGGAGGGCCTGATCGACGGCATTCTCGGAGGTTATGACAAGCCCGTGCCGGAGATGCTGACGCCCTCGCATGTGGGCTGGGTCGCCGACATCAAGGCGCCCTCCTATGATCTCGACAAGGCCAAGGCGCTCGTCGCGGAGGCGGGTCCCGCGGCCAAGGCCGAGATCGAACTTGCGACGTCGCCGGTCTTCGACCAGCGTATCGTGCAGGCGATCCAGCAGATGCTGGCCGAGGCCGGCTTGAACGTGAAGATCAACATGTCCGACATGGCCAATTATCTGAAGCGCGCGCAGGGCGGCCTCGACGCCACGCCAGCCCTCAGTTTTGGCCGCTGGTCGTGCTCGTGCCAGGATGCCGACGGCGTACTCTTCCCGCTGCTCCACAAGAGCAGTTCCTGGTCCGTCTATCGCAACGACAAGGCCGATGCCCTGCTCGAGGACGCCCGCGCTACGCTCGACGAAAAAAAGCGGCTCGATGATTACCGGCAGATCCACGAAATCGTCGCCGAAGATGTGCCGCTTGCGCCGCTTTACCAGGTTGCGGCCATCTATGGCGCCGCCAAGCCTCTGCAGTGGCAGCCCTCGCCCGGCGAAAGCCTCTTCCTCAACCGCATGAGCTGGAAAGAGTAA
- a CDS encoding ABC transporter substrate-binding protein, producing the protein MAMRGRGLVAALLGLCLTVAPGALMAKDRLTVDLVNEPSSLDPQVQWNPDSYFVYRNIFDNLVTRDDKGEIVPQIATSWKYLSDTEIEFQIRDDVTFHDGKKLTAEDVAFSVQRITDPKFGSPQLSQFNKIIKAEATSPTTVKLTTDGAYPALLAQLVKLSIVPKHVVEAVGKDEFNLKPVGSGPYKFENWQRGVQVTLSANPNYWGQKGPFPTAVFRAVPDAATRVANLQAGTTDLAVTLDSDLAAQLKNSPRAKVLSVLTERVAYLAMNVQKPPLNDPKLREAVAYAIDKEGLVDGILGGYDKAVPQMLSPAHVGWVEGIEALPFDLAKAKALVAEAGPKGKQEIGLLTSPVYDQRVVQAIQQMLREAGLNVKIDMTDMATWLKQMQSGPDVIPQMAFSRWSCACQDADGVLFPILHSSSGWANANDKAIDSLLVEARQTLDEKKRLEAYRGVHERVRTERFVIPLYQVGIVYGAAKGLQWTPTPNESMFINRMSWKD; encoded by the coding sequence ATGGCGATGCGAGGCAGGGGGCTCGTGGCGGCCCTTCTGGGACTATGCCTGACAGTCGCGCCGGGGGCGCTGATGGCAAAGGACAGGCTAACGGTGGATCTCGTCAACGAACCATCGTCGCTTGATCCGCAGGTACAGTGGAATCCGGACAGCTATTTTGTCTATCGCAATATCTTTGACAACCTCGTCACGCGCGACGACAAGGGCGAGATCGTCCCGCAAATCGCGACATCCTGGAAATACTTGTCCGATACGGAAATCGAGTTCCAGATCCGCGATGACGTTACCTTCCACGACGGCAAGAAGCTGACCGCCGAGGATGTCGCTTTCAGCGTTCAGCGCATCACGGATCCAAAGTTCGGCAGCCCGCAGCTCAGCCAGTTCAACAAGATCATCAAAGCCGAGGCGACGAGCCCGACAACGGTGAAGTTGACGACCGACGGCGCCTATCCCGCGCTGCTCGCCCAACTCGTCAAACTGTCGATTGTGCCGAAGCATGTGGTCGAGGCCGTCGGCAAGGATGAATTCAATCTGAAACCGGTCGGAAGCGGTCCCTACAAATTCGAGAACTGGCAGCGCGGCGTGCAGGTCACGCTCAGCGCCAATCCCAATTACTGGGGTCAGAAGGGGCCATTCCCCACAGCCGTGTTCCGGGCAGTTCCGGACGCCGCGACCCGCGTTGCCAACCTCCAGGCCGGCACTACGGATCTCGCCGTAACACTCGATTCCGATCTTGCTGCGCAGCTCAAGAATTCACCGCGGGCGAAGGTTCTCTCGGTTCTGACCGAACGCGTCGCCTATCTCGCCATGAATGTGCAGAAGCCGCCGCTCAACGATCCGAAGCTGCGCGAGGCGGTAGCCTATGCCATCGACAAGGAAGGTCTCGTCGACGGCATCCTGGGTGGCTACGACAAGGCTGTGCCGCAGATGCTTTCTCCCGCGCATGTCGGCTGGGTCGAAGGCATCGAGGCGTTGCCGTTCGATCTGGCCAAGGCGAAGGCGCTCGTGGCCGAAGCCGGCCCCAAGGGAAAGCAGGAGATCGGGCTCCTGACCTCGCCGGTCTATGACCAGCGGGTGGTCCAGGCTATCCAGCAGATGCTGCGCGAGGCCGGCCTGAACGTCAAAATCGACATGACGGACATGGCGACCTGGCTGAAGCAGATGCAGAGCGGGCCGGACGTCATCCCGCAGATGGCCTTCAGCCGCTGGTCCTGCGCCTGTCAGGACGCGGATGGGGTGCTGTTCCCGATCCTCCATTCATCGAGCGGCTGGGCCAATGCTAATGACAAGGCCATCGACAGTCTCCTGGTGGAGGCGCGTCAGACGCTCGATGAGAAGAAGCGCCTTGAGGCCTATCGCGGCGTGCACGAACGGGTGCGGACAGAGCGGTTCGTCATCCCCCTTTATCAGGTCGGCATCGTCTATGGCGCCGCGAAGGGCCTGCAATGGACGCCGACGCCTAACGAGAGCATGTTCATTAATCGCATGAGTTGGAAGGATTAA
- a CDS encoding ABC transporter permease, producing MRRFLIRRIGQVIGTIFGVVTLIFFLQRLTGDPTFLLVPETATQADIDALRHSLGFDRPLIVQYLDFLRQIASFDLGRSVIQNIPVWDIIASRLPYTLQLAGGAFLVAFGLGIPVGIVLALHREHIAARLLAGIVLSAQSMPTFWSGILLIMIFAVTLGWLPPSSAGGIDHLIMPSVALGLLSMATFARITRTSLLDELSKDYVRTARSRGVSIGRLLVRHLARNASIPIITVSALEISNLLAGAVIVETVFAWPGLGQVTVQSILARDFLVVQGVVLLGAFVTVALNLAADLLYSAVDPRIRLDGASR from the coding sequence ATGCGGCGGTTCCTTATTAGGCGGATAGGACAGGTGATCGGCACGATCTTTGGTGTCGTGACCCTGATCTTCTTTCTCCAGAGGCTGACTGGAGACCCGACGTTCCTCCTCGTGCCGGAGACGGCGACGCAGGCGGATATCGACGCCTTGCGCCATTCGCTGGGCTTCGATCGGCCGCTCATCGTGCAGTATCTGGATTTTCTGAGGCAGATCGCCAGCTTTGACCTCGGCCGCTCCGTCATCCAGAATATCCCGGTCTGGGATATCATCGCGTCACGCCTGCCCTACACTTTGCAGCTCGCGGGCGGGGCCTTCCTCGTGGCCTTCGGGCTTGGCATCCCCGTGGGTATCGTGCTGGCGCTACACCGCGAACATATCGCGGCGCGCCTGCTTGCCGGCATCGTGCTGTCCGCCCAGAGCATGCCGACCTTCTGGAGCGGCATCCTCCTCATCATGATCTTCGCGGTGACGCTCGGCTGGCTCCCCCCGTCGTCAGCCGGGGGCATCGACCATCTCATCATGCCATCGGTCGCGCTCGGCCTGCTCAGCATGGCGACATTCGCGCGCATCACACGCACATCGCTGCTCGACGAGCTCTCCAAGGATTATGTGCGCACGGCGCGCTCACGCGGCGTGTCGATCGGCCGGCTGCTCGTCCGCCACCTCGCCCGCAACGCCTCCATCCCGATCATCACGGTCTCGGCGCTGGAAATTTCCAACCTTCTCGCCGGTGCCGTGATCGTCGAGACGGTCTTCGCTTGGCCAGGCCTGGGGCAGGTCACGGTGCAATCCATCCTGGCGCGCGACTTCCTGGTCGTGCAGGGCGTCGTCCTGCTCGGCGCCTTCGTCACCGTCGCGCTCAATCTTGCCGCCGACCTTCTCTACAGCGCCGTCGATCCACGCATCCGTCTTGATGGGGCGAGCCGATGA
- a CDS encoding ABC transporter permease yields the protein MSAPARRKPRVSVAKRVLQWAPVGLIVFAILVAVFAPFIAPYDPNAQNLLGRMKPPGTVSRSFHYLLGSDELGRDLLSRLIFGARVSLFVAFASVILSGVIGVLLGMLAGYARGWVEVVVMRLVDVFLSIPAILLAIITVAVLGPGLVNVIVVLALTRWPRYARIAYGQTLGVANMPYVRLATFMGASAPRVLLRHILPNIIGAVTVVATLEFGLMVLFEAGLSFLGMGVQPPTSSWGAMLSSGRNYLATAWWIATFPGICLFLLVLAVNLIGDDLRDRFDPRSQ from the coding sequence ATGTCAGCGCCGGCCCGCCGCAAGCCGAGAGTCAGCGTTGCCAAGCGGGTCCTTCAGTGGGCGCCTGTTGGCCTCATTGTATTCGCCATTCTTGTCGCAGTCTTTGCGCCGTTCATCGCGCCATACGATCCGAATGCGCAAAATCTTCTTGGCCGGATGAAGCCGCCCGGCACGGTCTCACGCAGTTTCCATTACCTGCTCGGCAGCGATGAATTGGGTCGCGATCTCCTCAGCAGGCTGATCTTCGGCGCGCGCGTCTCCCTGTTTGTCGCCTTCGCCTCCGTCATCCTGTCTGGGGTTATCGGCGTGCTGCTTGGCATGCTCGCAGGCTATGCGCGCGGCTGGGTGGAAGTGGTCGTCATGCGGCTTGTCGATGTCTTCCTATCGATCCCCGCCATTTTGCTTGCGATCATCACAGTTGCCGTGCTCGGCCCGGGCCTCGTCAACGTCATCGTGGTGCTGGCGCTGACACGTTGGCCGCGCTACGCCCGCATCGCCTATGGCCAGACCCTCGGCGTTGCCAACATGCCCTACGTCCGTCTCGCCACCTTCATGGGCGCGTCCGCCCCACGGGTCCTGCTGCGCCACATCCTGCCCAACATCATCGGTGCCGTCACGGTGGTGGCGACGTTGGAATTCGGGCTGATGGTGCTGTTCGAAGCGGGGCTCTCCTTCCTTGGCATGGGTGTGCAACCGCCGACGTCGAGCTGGGGCGCCATGTTGAGTTCGGGCCGCAATTATCTCGCCACTGCCTGGTGGATCGCCACCTTCCCCGGCATCTGCCTGTTTCTGCTCGTCCTGGCAGTCAATTTGATCGGCGACGATCTGCGCGATCGTTTCGATCCTCGTTCACAGTGA
- a CDS encoding glucose 1-dehydrogenase, with protein sequence MDFFSDIAGKRAVVTGACGVIGRWIAQSLREAGADLCLTDTDADALKVCADELGLGGTGFTHAADLTDEASINSLVNAVEQHWGATDILVNNAGIYPSGFLLDISTQDFDRIFAINLRAPFILTKGIALQMIAKGIKGSVINISSGASRKMRRTVVPYCTSKTALDRLTKGFAIELAEFGIRVNALEPGFAAGSSVSSLTEDHINNTIAAIPLGRPSSPSDVANGLLYLASEASAYVTGATLTIDGGNSIGSLAVHQAKKHPL encoded by the coding sequence ATGGATTTCTTCTCCGACATAGCCGGCAAGCGCGCCGTGGTCACCGGCGCATGCGGGGTCATTGGCCGCTGGATCGCGCAGTCTCTACGCGAAGCGGGCGCCGATCTCTGCCTCACGGATACGGACGCCGATGCGCTCAAGGTCTGTGCGGACGAGCTCGGGCTCGGCGGAACCGGCTTTACCCATGCCGCCGATCTGACGGACGAGGCTTCGATCAACAGCCTCGTCAATGCTGTCGAGCAGCACTGGGGCGCCACGGATATTCTCGTGAATAATGCGGGGATCTATCCGAGCGGCTTTCTGCTCGATATTTCAACGCAGGATTTCGATCGGATCTTCGCGATCAACCTGCGAGCGCCTTTCATCCTCACGAAGGGCATCGCCCTGCAGATGATCGCCAAGGGCATCAAGGGCTCGGTCATCAATATTTCGTCCGGCGCCTCGCGCAAGATGCGACGCACCGTCGTGCCCTACTGCACCTCGAAGACGGCGCTCGACCGGCTGACGAAGGGCTTCGCCATCGAGCTCGCCGAGTTCGGCATCCGCGTCAATGCGCTGGAGCCCGGCTTCGCCGCCGGCTCGTCGGTCAGCAGCCTCACCGAGGACCACATCAACAATACTATCGCGGCGATCCCGCTCGGCCGTCCTTCGTCGCCGAGTGACGTCGCCAATGGCCTTCTTTATCTCGCGAGCGAGGCCTCAGCCTATGTCACCGGGGCGACCCTGACGATCGACGGCGGCAATTCCATCGGCTCGCTCGCCGTGCATCAGGCAAAGAAGCATCCGTTGTGA
- a CDS encoding polysaccharide deacetylase encodes MSDQSRATPSPRYVWPEGKQSAFAFSIDVDADAPLLWNVRGEPPSRLLGHMEQRLFGPRVGIWRILDLLDRFGIKASFYVPGAVAEQHPDLLPAFVARGHEVGLHGYFHEIVSQVSDEEFTGALEASLAIFQAQVGIKPKGFRSPAWEMTPHMLAEIRKHGLYDSSLSGFDHPYTIGDVVEVPVQWAIDDAIYFKFLGGGADSWPPQATQPILDNWLDEWDMLHAEGGLLMLTIHDWISGRAHRIRMLERLLTRITATPGAWTATVGEIAAHHAASANATRFTVPVRTPEPIADRRFGR; translated from the coding sequence ATGTCCGATCAATCCCGTGCTACCCCCTCGCCGCGCTACGTCTGGCCGGAGGGCAAGCAAAGCGCCTTTGCCTTCTCCATCGACGTCGATGCGGACGCGCCCCTTCTGTGGAACGTCCGGGGCGAGCCGCCCTCTCGTTTGCTCGGCCATATGGAACAGCGGCTGTTCGGGCCACGTGTGGGCATCTGGCGCATTCTCGATCTGCTCGATCGTTTCGGGATAAAGGCGAGCTTCTATGTGCCCGGCGCCGTCGCCGAACAGCACCCGGATCTTCTGCCCGCCTTTGTCGCGCGCGGCCATGAAGTCGGCCTGCACGGCTATTTCCACGAGATCGTTAGCCAAGTCTCCGACGAGGAGTTCACCGGCGCGCTGGAGGCATCTCTGGCGATCTTTCAGGCGCAAGTCGGCATCAAGCCGAAGGGGTTTCGCTCGCCGGCCTGGGAAATGACACCGCATATGCTGGCCGAGATCAGGAAGCATGGGCTCTACGACAGCTCCCTCTCCGGCTTCGACCACCCCTATACGATCGGCGACGTGGTCGAGGTGCCGGTGCAGTGGGCCATCGACGATGCGATCTATTTCAAGTTCCTTGGCGGCGGCGCCGATTCCTGGCCGCCGCAGGCGACCCAGCCCATTCTCGACAACTGGCTCGACGAATGGGACATGCTCCATGCCGAAGGCGGCCTTTTGATGCTCACCATTCATGACTGGATCTCCGGGCGCGCCCACCGCATCCGGATGCTGGAGCGGCTGTTGACCCGCATCACGGCAACCCCGGGGGCCTGGACCGCGACCGTCGGCGAGATCGCGGCTCACCACGCGGCCTCTGCCAATGCCACGCGGTTCACAGTGCCTGTGAGGACGCCCGAGCCGATCGCCGATCGGCGTTTCGGAAGATAG
- a CDS encoding gamma-glutamyltransferase — protein sequence MQTFSIHKPAVRSRHGLVAAQNRYAAEAGAAVLARGGNAMDAAIVTALVLSVVEPWLSGIGGGGFLLHADGATGEVSTLDFNVMSPRALDPADYPLSRAKIGNWFDWPTVEGERNVSGYTSMCVPGAIAGFAEALSRFGTLSWAEALQPAIAHAERGLEVDWFTSLSLAVEAAALAHYPASAALFLDDGRAPRAGDTTHPNFRPMPEKAELLKRLAHAGARDFYEGEVARLLLQDLTEGGCVIDARDLADYRPVWQKPETGRYRDLDIHVIPGLSGGPTFLDACQRLTDHDLAAAVPMADAALAYATAIRQAYEHRLTTMGHAATPEAGCTSHLSVVDAQGTMVSLTNTLLSRFGSKVVLPRSGILINNGVMWFDPRPGQPNSIKGGVKPLANMCPLIASRRGQPLLAIGAAGGRTIFPTVLQIISYMADRGLTLEEAFHTPRLDASTPTIRINAKADRGVAATVGTRYPVEIVEDTLYPVNFAVPSAVMREGGNNIGMAHPTSPWASVAVGEPDGR from the coding sequence ATGCAGACCTTCTCGATCCACAAGCCGGCCGTGCGCTCCCGCCACGGCCTTGTAGCCGCCCAGAACCGCTATGCGGCCGAGGCGGGCGCCGCCGTTCTCGCCCGGGGCGGCAATGCCATGGACGCGGCCATCGTCACGGCGCTGGTGCTCAGCGTCGTGGAACCCTGGCTCTCCGGCATCGGCGGCGGCGGTTTCCTGCTCCATGCGGACGGCGCGACCGGCGAGGTCTCAACGCTCGATTTCAACGTCATGTCGCCGCGTGCGCTCGACCCGGCGGATTATCCCCTGTCCCGCGCCAAGATCGGCAACTGGTTCGACTGGCCGACCGTCGAGGGCGAGCGCAATGTCTCGGGCTATACCTCCATGTGCGTTCCCGGCGCGATCGCCGGCTTCGCGGAGGCCTTGTCACGCTTCGGCACCCTGTCCTGGGCGGAAGCGCTGCAACCGGCGATCGCCCATGCGGAACGCGGGCTGGAAGTGGACTGGTTCACATCCCTTTCGCTCGCCGTGGAAGCGGCGGCGCTTGCGCATTACCCGGCGAGCGCAGCCCTCTTCCTGGACGATGGCCGGGCACCTCGCGCCGGCGACACCACTCATCCGAACTTCCGCCCGATGCCGGAAAAGGCAGAGCTCCTGAAGCGCCTTGCCCATGCCGGCGCGCGTGACTTCTACGAGGGCGAGGTGGCTCGGCTTCTCCTTCAGGATCTTACCGAAGGTGGATGTGTCATCGATGCCAGGGACCTCGCCGATTACCGTCCTGTTTGGCAGAAACCTGAAACCGGCCGTTACCGCGACCTCGATATCCACGTTATTCCCGGCCTCAGCGGCGGTCCGACCTTCCTCGACGCCTGCCAGCGGCTGACGGACCATGATCTCGCCGCCGCCGTGCCGATGGCCGATGCCGCGCTCGCCTATGCCACGGCCATCCGGCAGGCCTATGAGCATCGGCTGACGACGATGGGCCATGCGGCAACGCCCGAGGCAGGGTGCACCAGCCATCTCAGCGTCGTCGATGCTCAGGGCACGATGGTCTCGCTAACGAACACGCTGTTGTCGCGGTTCGGATCGAAAGTGGTGCTGCCACGCTCCGGAATCCTGATCAACAACGGCGTGATGTGGTTCGACCCGCGCCCGGGCCAGCCCAATTCCATCAAGGGTGGTGTCAAGCCGCTTGCGAATATGTGCCCGCTCATCGCCAGCCGGCGTGGCCAGCCCCTACTTGCGATTGGCGCGGCGGGCGGCCGTACCATCTTCCCAACCGTGCTCCAGATCATATCCTACATGGCGGACCGCGGGCTGACGCTGGAGGAGGCCTTCCATACGCCGCGCCTCGATGCGAGCACGCCGACGATCCGCATCAATGCCAAGGCCGATCGGGGCGTCGCCGCCACAGTCGGGACCCGCTATCCCGTGGAAATCGTCGAGGACACGCTCTATCCCGTCAATTTCGCGGTTCCGTCCGCTGTCATGCGTGAAGGCGGGAACAATATAGGCATGGCCCATCCGACAAGCCCATGGGCCTCTGTGGCCGTCGGAGAGCCCGATGGCCGCTGA
- a CDS encoding ABC transporter ATP-binding protein, with protein MAAETAARGNKPLLAIDNLRITIAGVDVVDGVSLTADAGRILAIVGESGCGKSLTALSILRLLPKAARITEGAIDLDGTDLIRISDDELQSVRGNRASIIFQEPIASLNPLMRVGAQVEEALRLHRGMSHSEARREAVGMLASVGIPEPERRARQYPFELSGGMCQRVMIAAALICRPRLLIADEPTTALDVTIQAQILDLMKRLRDEVGTSIIIITHDMGVVAEMADDVAVMYGGRVVERGTADAVFSTPAHPYTRLLLATVPRLDGHRKEILRTIEGIVPSVDQWPQGCRFRSRCPLESAICETRPPLSPVETPAHSAACWHTDRVAELA; from the coding sequence ATGGCCGCTGAGACCGCTGCGCGTGGCAACAAGCCCCTCCTCGCGATCGACAACCTGCGCATCACGATCGCGGGGGTCGACGTGGTGGATGGCGTGTCGCTCACCGCCGATGCGGGACGGATTCTGGCCATCGTCGGCGAAAGCGGCTGCGGGAAAAGCCTGACCGCCCTATCAATCCTGCGTCTGCTTCCCAAGGCGGCCCGCATCACCGAAGGGGCGATCGATCTCGACGGCACCGATCTCATCCGCATCTCCGACGACGAATTGCAGAGCGTCCGTGGCAATCGCGCGTCGATCATCTTCCAGGAGCCGATCGCCTCGCTCAATCCCCTGATGCGGGTGGGCGCGCAGGTGGAGGAGGCGCTGCGCCTCCATCGCGGGATGTCGCACAGCGAAGCGCGTCGGGAGGCCGTCGGGATGCTGGCGAGCGTCGGCATTCCGGAACCCGAGCGGCGCGCACGACAATACCCCTTTGAGCTGTCCGGCGGGATGTGCCAGCGTGTCATGATCGCTGCAGCGCTCATTTGTCGCCCGCGGCTCCTGATCGCCGACGAGCCGACGACGGCGCTCGACGTGACGATCCAGGCGCAGATCCTCGATCTCATGAAGCGGCTTCGCGATGAGGTCGGCACCTCGATCATCATCATCACCCACGATATGGGTGTGGTAGCCGAAATGGCGGATGACGTGGCTGTCATGTATGGCGGGCGGGTCGTTGAGCGTGGAACGGCCGACGCGGTCTTTTCCACGCCGGCCCACCCTTACACGCGCCTTCTGCTGGCGACGGTCCCGCGCCTCGATGGACATCGCAAGGAGATTTTGCGCACGATCGAGGGTATCGTTCCGAGTGTCGATCAATGGCCGCAGGGGTGTCGCTTCCGCAGCCGCTGCCCATTGGAGAGCGCGATCTGCGAAACGCGGCCGCCGTTGAGCCCGGTCGAGACGCCGGCCCACTCAGCCGCCTGCTGGCACACCGACCGCGTGGCGGAACTGGCGTGA